The following are encoded together in the Cervus elaphus chromosome 23, mCerEla1.1, whole genome shotgun sequence genome:
- the TCF15 gene encoding transcription factor 15, with the protein MAFALLRPVGAHVLYPDVRLLSEDEENRSESDASDQSFGCCEGLEAARRGPGPGGGRRAAGSAGPVVVVRQRQAANARERDRTQSVNTAFTALRTLIPTEPVDRKLSKIETLRLASSYIAHLANVLLLGDAADDGQPCFRAAGSAKSAVSAAPDGGRQPRSICTFCLSNQRKGGSRRDLGGSCLKVRGVAPLRVPRR; encoded by the exons ATGGCGTTCGCACTGCTGCGCCCCGTCGGCGCGCACGTGCTGTACCCGGACGTGCGGCTGTTGAGCGAGGACGAGGAGAACCGGAGCGAAAGCGACGCCTCCGATCAGTCGTTCGGCTGCTGCGAGGGCCTGGAGGCGGCACGGCGCGGCCCGGGCCCcgggggcgggcggcgggcggcgggcagcgcgGGCCCGGTGGTGGTGGTGCGACAGCGGCAGGCGGCCAACGCGCGGGAGCGGGACCGCACGCAGAGCGTGAACACGGCCTTCACGGCGCTGCGCACGCTCATCCCCACCGAGCCGGTGGACCGCAAGCTGTCCAAGATCGAGACGCTGCGCCTGGCGTCCAGCTACATCGCACATCTGGCCAACGTGCTGCTGCTGGGCGACGCGGCCGACGACGGGCAGCCGTGCTTCCGAGCTGCCGGCAGTGCCAAGAGCGCGGTCTCCGCCGCCCCCGACGGCGGCCGCCAGCCACGCTCCATCTGCACCTTCTGCCTCAGCAACCAGCGCAAGGGG GGAAGCCGTCGTGACCTGGGGGGCAGCTGCTTGAAGGTGAGGGGGGTAGCCCCACTTCGAGTGCCACGGAGATGA